From a region of the Lactobacillus sp. CBA3605 genome:
- a CDS encoding glycine betaine/L-proline ABC transporter ATP-binding protein: MVEKVKVKNVTKIFGKQISLAKKLLREGKSKAEILSQTGCTVGVNQASFAVNEGELFVIMGLSGSGKSTIIRMINRLINSTDGDIEIDEQGVMGLSKEELRHLRQDKIGMVFQNFALFPHKSVLQNAAYGLELKKFPLDVRNRKAHEALTLVGLTGYDDQYPDQLSGGMQQRVGLARALANDAEILLMDEAFSALDPLYRKEMQDLLLQIQEKMHKTIIFIGHDLNEALKLGDRIMIMRDGHIEQIDNPEDILTHPANDYVERFIEGVDRTKVLTASSVMTQAQVVNIGKAGPRVALRRMRANDISSIYVVDNDNKFVGFADAHDVSDLIKKGSEDLKSVLRTDVPKTSVDMPINALINDISKAAIPYVVLDDDDHLLGIILRSSVLAAIAGEEVSA; the protein is encoded by the coding sequence TTGGTGGAAAAAGTTAAAGTTAAAAATGTAACTAAGATTTTTGGAAAGCAAATATCTCTAGCAAAAAAATTGTTGCGTGAGGGAAAGTCTAAAGCAGAGATCCTTTCGCAGACAGGTTGTACTGTTGGAGTTAATCAAGCTAGTTTTGCTGTTAATGAAGGTGAACTGTTTGTAATCATGGGGCTGTCTGGAAGTGGAAAGTCTACGATTATCCGAATGATCAACCGCTTGATAAATTCGACTGATGGGGATATTGAAATCGATGAACAAGGTGTGATGGGCCTCAGTAAGGAAGAATTACGTCACTTGCGCCAAGATAAGATCGGCATGGTTTTTCAAAATTTTGCCTTGTTTCCGCATAAGTCCGTATTACAAAATGCGGCTTATGGATTGGAGCTTAAAAAGTTTCCGTTAGATGTACGAAACAGGAAAGCTCATGAAGCATTGACACTAGTCGGCTTGACCGGGTATGACGACCAATATCCAGATCAGTTATCAGGCGGGATGCAGCAGCGGGTTGGTCTCGCGCGCGCTTTGGCCAATGATGCCGAGATTCTGTTGATGGACGAGGCATTTTCGGCCTTGGATCCGTTATATCGGAAAGAAATGCAGGATTTGTTATTGCAAATTCAAGAAAAAATGCATAAAACGATCATTTTTATTGGCCATGACCTGAACGAAGCTTTGAAATTAGGGGATAGGATTATGATCATGCGTGATGGCCATATCGAACAAATTGATAATCCGGAAGATATTTTGACTCACCCGGCTAATGATTACGTAGAACGCTTCATCGAAGGGGTCGACCGGACAAAGGTCCTGACGGCAAGTAGTGTAATGACGCAGGCCCAGGTGGTTAATATTGGAAAGGCTGGACCACGGGTGGCTTTGCGGAGAATGCGAGCCAACGATATCTCTTCAATATACGTGGTTGATAATGACAACAAATTCGTGGGTTTTGCCGATGCGCATGATGTTTCGGATCTGATTAAGAAGGGCAGTGAAGACCTGAAGTCAGTCCTTAGGACAGACGTGCCTAAGACAAGTGTGGATATGCCAATCAATGCATTGATTAACGATATTTCGAAGGCAGCAATTCCTTATGTCGTGTTGGATGATGACGATCATCTACTAGGCATCATTCTACGGAGTTCTGTTTTGGCGGCTATCGCTGGGGAAGAGGTGAGTGCTTAA
- a CDS encoding dihydrofolate reductase family protein — protein MNYFDYNNHRRMHTIEVVTKPVKKAYLAYLQSLEIPYIVSGETDFNFEDVLRKLKQHYQIDTLAVCGGAVINGAFLKTHFVDEISLVIAPHVRGDSTKKAAFDTLGTTVQDTFKIKAVKQPADGGLHVTFVKAD, from the coding sequence GTGAATTATTTTGATTACAATAATCATCGAAGAATGCATACGATTGAAGTGGTGACTAAACCAGTCAAAAAGGCGTACTTGGCTTATTTGCAGTCGTTAGAGATTCCATACATTGTTAGTGGCGAGACGGACTTTAACTTTGAAGATGTGTTGCGGAAATTAAAACAACATTATCAGATTGACACCTTGGCAGTGTGTGGTGGTGCCGTGATCAACGGGGCCTTTCTAAAAACTCATTTTGTGGATGAAATTTCCTTAGTCATTGCACCGCATGTTAGAGGCGATAGCACGAAAAAGGCGGCCTTTGATACGCTGGGTACCACGGTACAGGATACGTTCAAAATCAAAGCGGTTAAACAACCTGCCGATGGCGGTTTGCATGTGACCTTTGTGAAAGCAGATTAG
- a CDS encoding helix-turn-helix domain-containing protein: MILGQRIKEEREKRQWTQDYLAETLNVSRQAISKWEVGSTYPDIDRLVQISNLFDITLDSLIKGDDSLKKSIVITKNAKAQTNVWEFMRSTGWMMVIAIIYLVTKMIIAVFS; this comes from the coding sequence ATGATTTTAGGGCAAAGGATAAAAGAAGAACGAGAAAAAAGGCAGTGGACACAAGATTATCTTGCAGAAACGCTTAATGTTTCTCGTCAGGCCATTTCTAAGTGGGAAGTCGGAAGTACTTATCCCGATATTGATCGTTTAGTGCAAATCAGCAATTTATTCGACATTACCTTAGATAGTTTGATCAAGGGCGATGATTCACTAAAAAAAAGCATAGTTATTACCAAAAACGCAAAGGCACAAACTAATGTCTGGGAATTTATGCGCAGTACTGGTTGGATGATGGTAATTGCAATTATTTATTTAGTCACCAAAATGATTATCGCTGTCTTTAGTTAA
- a CDS encoding YjdF family protein produces MSTIKGSLTIVYEPPFYKAIFERRFNSTYEVSQINLGPSEPKLTLIYDLVIHHWNRIIFFKQTVCASSVSERKINPKRLQRLARKSIQYGVGTKAQQTLQKQLECQKVTRQHNRRTKKILDQEKRYKLHQAKKIQKHKGH; encoded by the coding sequence ATGTCTACTATCAAGGGATCATTAACAATTGTCTACGAACCACCGTTTTACAAAGCTATTTTCGAAAGACGCTTTAATTCCACTTATGAAGTTAGCCAAATTAACTTAGGTCCTTCAGAACCTAAATTAACTTTGATTTACGATCTGGTTATTCATCATTGGAATAGAATTATCTTTTTCAAACAAACTGTTTGTGCTTCGTCTGTTTCTGAACGAAAAATCAATCCTAAGCGTCTTCAAAGGTTAGCTAGAAAGAGTATTCAGTATGGTGTCGGTACTAAAGCACAACAAACACTCCAAAAACAGTTGGAATGTCAAAAAGTAACTCGACAACATAATAGACGTACTAAGAAGATCTTGGATCAAGAAAAAAGATATAAATTGCACCAGGCCAAGAAAATACAAAAACACAAGGGACATTGA
- a CDS encoding type II toxin-antitoxin system YafQ family toxin — MQIKQTKSFERELKKLVKKHFPITVLKPCLKAIVEQDVLVLKQIKDHALKGNWRGYREFHPARYGNYGKNYDNWIVIYQLDHDELILLLVATGSHEILNQ; from the coding sequence ATGCAAATTAAACAGACCAAATCTTTTGAACGTGAATTAAAAAAACTAGTCAAAAAACATTTTCCAATAACTGTCTTGAAACCTTGTTTAAAAGCAATTGTTGAACAAGATGTACTTGTTTTGAAACAGATTAAAGATCATGCATTAAAAGGAAATTGGCGTGGCTATCGTGAATTTCACCCTGCCAGATATGGAAACTATGGTAAAAATTATGACAACTGGATTGTTATTTATCAGCTAGATCATGATGAATTGATTTTGTTATTGGTTGCAACTGGCTCCCATGAAATCTTGAATCAATAG
- a CDS encoding type II toxin-antitoxin system RelB/DinJ family antitoxin, which produces MSNTIIKNKTISTRVTPDISERAKANLAKQGLTVSEYIRLSLVKAANNEVRLVSFLDSPEASAAKKEAETGQVKNIGSLTDFEDWIDKLDAN; this is translated from the coding sequence ATGAGTAATACTATTATTAAAAACAAGACAATTTCAACTCGTGTAACACCTGACATTAGTGAACGGGCTAAAGCTAATCTAGCAAAACAAGGGTTAACCGTTTCTGAGTATATACGCTTATCGTTAGTTAAAGCGGCCAATAATGAAGTTCGATTGGTCAGCTTTTTAGATTCTCCGGAAGCCTCAGCAGCTAAAAAAGAAGCAGAAACAGGGCAGGTCAAAAATATTGGTTCATTGACTGACTTTGAAGATTGGATCGATAAGTTAGATGCAAATTAA
- a CDS encoding site-specific integrase, giving the protein MQQVVLPIKDSNVLKEVQDTLLNNFKAGRRNYTIFQVGKATLLRVSDVMGLKQADIFNPDGSIKQNAFIHDRKTGKPNTLYLKPVQTELLLYRQWLLDHKLDSEWLFPSIQHPERHITEKQFYKIMSKVGDLLGINYLGTHTMRKTGAYRVYTQSNYNIGLVMHLLNHSSESMTLAYLGLDQASTENMLKQIDFG; this is encoded by the coding sequence ATGCAACAAGTTGTCTTACCCATCAAAGATTCAAACGTTCTTAAAGAGGTTCAAGATACGTTACTCAATAACTTTAAAGCTGGCCGACGTAACTATACGATTTTTCAAGTTGGGAAAGCGACGCTACTGCGAGTGAGTGACGTTATGGGCTTAAAACAGGCCGATATTTTTAATCCGGACGGTTCTATTAAACAAAATGCGTTTATTCATGACCGAAAAACTGGTAAACCTAATACCTTGTACCTTAAACCGGTTCAAACAGAGCTCTTATTGTACCGTCAATGGCTGCTTGATCATAAGCTGGATTCTGAATGGCTCTTTCCTTCAATTCAACACCCAGAACGCCATATTACTGAAAAACAGTTCTACAAAATTATGAGTAAGGTTGGCGATCTATTAGGAATTAATTATCTAGGTACTCATACGATGCGCAAAACTGGGGCTTATCGTGTTTACACGCAATCAAATTACAATATTGGCTTAGTCATGCACTTACTAAATCACTCAAGTGAATCAATGACTTTAGCTTATTTAGGCTTGGATCAAGCAAGTACAGAAAACATGTTGAAACAAATTGATTTTGGGTAA
- a CDS encoding IS6 family transposase has translation MNHFKGRHFQKDIILVAVGYYFRFSLSYRDIVELLRDRGITVHHTTVMRWVHHYGPIFKALWRRHQTAHAKSWRIDETYIRVKGRWAYLYRAIDSNGLTMDFELRKHRDYTASYHFLKRLLTTNGRPDRLVTDQYRATLKAVKHLIKQDYLSKSAHQCSKYRNNLIEQDHRFIKRHRVRSASFQSIRTASATLSGVEIVHAILKRTRRELSLIGFSVVDELEALLAA, from the coding sequence ATGAATCACTTTAAGGGACGCCACTTTCAAAAGGACATCATCTTAGTAGCCGTTGGCTACTATTTCAGATTCAGTCTCAGCTATCGTGACATCGTTGAATTGCTTCGGGATCGGGGTATCACTGTTCATCACACCACGGTCATGCGTTGGGTTCATCACTATGGCCCCATCTTTAAGGCTCTATGGCGTCGGCATCAAACAGCTCACGCTAAAAGTTGGCGAATCGATGAGACCTATATTCGAGTTAAAGGCCGTTGGGCCTATTTGTATCGCGCTATTGACAGTAACGGTTTGACCATGGATTTTGAGTTACGAAAACACCGCGATTATACCGCATCCTATCACTTTTTGAAGCGTCTCTTGACGACCAATGGTCGGCCTGATCGATTAGTCACTGATCAATATCGGGCAACACTGAAAGCAGTGAAGCACCTGATAAAGCAAGACTATTTGAGCAAATCAGCCCACCAATGTTCCAAATATCGAAATAATTTGATTGAACAGGACCACCGATTCATTAAACGTCATCGTGTCCGCTCAGCAAGCTTTCAAAGCATTCGAACCGCTAGTGCAACGTTGAGCGGTGTGGAAATTGTTCACGCAATACTCAAAAGAACCCGACGAGAGTTAAGTCTCATCGGGTTCTCAGTCGTGGACGAATTAGAAGCATTGTTAGCTGCATAA
- a CDS encoding FAD/NAD(P)-binding oxidoreductase, whose product MDKRKIVIVGASHGGHESAIELLDKYNDVDVTVYEAGDFISFMSCGMQLYLENKVTAEDDVRNFAPEDVEKKGGHVYANHEVTAIHPEHKTVTVKDLTNNSEEEVQYDKLILSSGVTPKVLPVPGNDLKNIYLMRGRDWASKLMSAVNNPAIKNVAIVGAGYIGTEASEVFAKAGKHVTLMDMIDRPLGTYLNPELLDVLEPTFKKNMDLKMGVKIEGFNGNEKVESVKTDQGDIPADLVVVSAGVTPNTDWIKGTVDLDQRGWIKTDPYLRTNVKDVYAIGDAILPLSIPAGKPMPIALATTARREAQYVVDHIFEDKPDRAFKGVIGASALSVFDYHFATAGLNKFSAAKNKLDYQTSFYEDHMRPAYVPEADNPKVYVSLTFNPYTHQILGGAVLSKYDITAQGNVLALAISHKMRLEDLAEQDFFFQPGFDRQWSLLNLAAQHALGMARF is encoded by the coding sequence ATGGATAAACGTAAAATTGTAATTGTTGGTGCTTCACATGGTGGTCATGAATCAGCAATTGAGCTGTTGGATAAATATAATGATGTAGATGTAACTGTTTATGAAGCTGGCGACTTTATTTCATTTATGTCCTGTGGTATGCAATTATACTTAGAAAATAAAGTTACGGCTGAAGATGACGTCAGAAACTTTGCTCCTGAAGATGTTGAAAAGAAGGGCGGTCATGTTTATGCCAACCATGAAGTAACCGCGATTCATCCTGAACATAAGACAGTAACAGTTAAGGATTTAACCAATAATTCTGAAGAAGAAGTTCAATATGATAAGTTAATTCTTTCATCAGGTGTAACGCCAAAGGTTTTACCAGTACCTGGCAATGATCTTAAGAATATCTATTTAATGCGTGGACGTGATTGGGCTTCTAAGTTAATGAGTGCTGTTAACAATCCAGCAATTAAGAATGTTGCTATTGTTGGTGCTGGTTATATTGGTACTGAAGCTAGTGAAGTATTTGCTAAAGCTGGCAAGCATGTAACTTTAATGGACATGATTGATCGTCCATTAGGAACTTACTTGAACCCTGAATTGCTTGATGTTTTGGAACCTACCTTTAAGAAGAATATGGACTTGAAGATGGGCGTTAAAATTGAAGGCTTCAACGGTAATGAAAAAGTTGAAAGCGTCAAGACCGATCAAGGCGATATACCAGCTGACTTGGTTGTTGTTTCAGCAGGGGTAACTCCTAATACTGATTGGATAAAGGGCACAGTTGATTTAGATCAAAGAGGCTGGATTAAGACTGATCCATACTTGAGAACGAATGTTAAAGACGTTTACGCTATTGGAGATGCAATTTTGCCACTTTCTATTCCAGCAGGTAAGCCAATGCCAATTGCTTTAGCTACTACTGCTAGAAGAGAAGCACAATATGTGGTTGATCATATCTTTGAAGATAAGCCAGATCGCGCTTTCAAGGGTGTTATCGGTGCTTCAGCTCTTAGCGTCTTTGACTATCACTTCGCTACTGCGGGATTAAATAAGTTTTCAGCTGCTAAGAATAAGCTTGATTATCAAACTAGCTTCTATGAAGATCATATGCGTCCAGCTTATGTCCCAGAAGCAGATAATCCTAAGGTATATGTCAGCTTAACCTTTAATCCATATACTCACCAAATCTTAGGCGGTGCTGTCCTTTCTAAGTATGATATTACTGCTCAAGGCAATGTTTTAGCTTTGGCAATTAGTCATAAGATGCGCTTGGAAGACTTGGCTGAACAAGACTTCTTCTTCCAACCAGGATTTGACCGTCAATGGAGTTTGCTTAACCTAGCTGCTCAACATGCATTAGGTATGGCAAGATTCTAA
- a CDS encoding ISL3-like element IS1165 family transposase, with product MSQLDNTLKLLGITDTNIQVFGTRDEFHGRGSGRKKYLVIQAELTYTLRRCPSCGYNTLHPNGHKLTHVHIAGPMDRPVILELNKQRWRCSNCHSACTATTPVVSTNHAIGHGLATHVLKLASKSLPAKTIASLTGISTNSVQRILTANIHTHASRRLPINLCFDEFRSTHGSMSFICIDADTHKSVKVLSDRLNRTIKQFFLSQYSTAERAAVQRVIMDMNASYQAFVHELFPNAELIIDRFHIIQLMGRTMDTIRTQCLKQLDKHSWEYKVLKSLWRLFHKANPDAQKSRYLFGLNEYSTEQNAIDIGTDTFPAFKTAYETYIDLHDALMGRHADELKNIITNYQPNGTPLDTAMHTLRKNLNGVINAAKSSYSNGPIEGINRKIKELKRACYGFSNQANMFTRVYQLIA from the coding sequence ATGTCTCAACTAGATAATACACTTAAATTACTGGGAATTACAGACACAAACATTCAGGTGTTCGGTACTCGTGATGAATTTCATGGTCGGGGCTCGGGTCGCAAAAAGTATTTGGTCATCCAGGCAGAGCTTACCTACACACTCAGGCGCTGTCCCAGCTGTGGATACAATACGTTGCACCCTAACGGACACAAGCTCACTCATGTCCACATTGCAGGACCCATGGACCGGCCCGTAATTCTAGAGCTAAACAAGCAACGCTGGCGTTGTAGTAACTGCCATAGCGCTTGTACGGCCACCACTCCAGTGGTATCAACCAACCACGCCATCGGTCACGGACTAGCGACTCATGTGCTGAAGCTAGCCAGTAAATCACTCCCGGCTAAGACTATCGCCAGTCTCACCGGTATTTCGACAAACTCAGTTCAGCGTATTTTGACGGCTAATATTCATACACACGCGAGCCGCCGGTTACCGATTAATCTATGCTTTGATGAATTCCGTTCCACGCACGGCTCCATGTCGTTTATTTGCATTGACGCCGACACTCACAAATCAGTTAAAGTACTTAGCGACCGCCTTAATAGAACCATCAAACAGTTCTTTCTTAGTCAGTACAGCACCGCAGAACGGGCCGCGGTTCAACGCGTCATCATGGACATGAACGCCTCCTATCAGGCATTCGTGCACGAACTATTCCCTAACGCCGAACTCATTATTGATCGGTTCCACATTATTCAATTAATGGGCCGGACGATGGATACCATTCGCACTCAATGTTTAAAGCAACTCGACAAGCATTCGTGGGAATATAAAGTACTGAAATCACTATGGCGCCTATTCCACAAAGCCAACCCTGACGCACAAAAGAGCCGCTACCTCTTCGGCCTGAATGAGTACTCGACCGAACAGAACGCTATTGATATTGGAACCGATACGTTTCCGGCCTTCAAAACAGCTTATGAAACCTACATCGATCTCCACGATGCTTTGATGGGGCGTCACGCTGATGAACTCAAGAATATCATCACTAACTATCAGCCTAACGGCACGCCCCTAGATACGGCCATGCATACCCTACGAAAGAATCTTAATGGAGTAATTAACGCCGCCAAATCGTCCTACTCTAACGGACCGATAGAGGGCATCAACCGTAAGATCAAGGAGCTCAAACGTGCTTGTTATGGCTTCTCCAATCAGGCCAATATGTTCACACGCGTCTACCAGCTGATTGCCTAG
- a CDS encoding ParA family protein, whose protein sequence is MNGKTLLNFNFKGGVGKTTLTVMETYLLGQEGKKVLLIDFDPQGNATEIMKETYKADLKPELSLYEGLLGGNLSKSIVSVTNQIDMIPTDWTLSLWIGAVEKVSRVKRNILLPQMLSKLKQNYDYIFIDVPPTINVFTNNAIMASDFISIVLQTQKQSYTSSLKTATHLGELREQYNGSFQLVGAILYLMKPRAKVDTEISAQAKDFFGEGVFSNSIRTQERVKTFANEGIRNKDHWDKRAIQMYQMVLNEQILRIQQLEE, encoded by the coding sequence ATGAATGGGAAAACACTATTAAACTTCAACTTTAAAGGTGGCGTTGGTAAGACCACCTTGACTGTAATGGAAACCTATTTATTGGGTCAAGAGGGGAAAAAAGTACTACTTATAGATTTCGATCCCCAGGGAAATGCAACTGAAATTATGAAGGAGACTTATAAAGCCGATTTAAAGCCGGAACTTTCATTATATGAGGGCCTTCTTGGAGGGAATTTGTCTAAATCTATTGTGTCTGTTACAAACCAAATTGATATGATTCCTACAGATTGGACATTGTCTTTATGGATTGGTGCTGTAGAAAAAGTTAGTCGGGTTAAACGTAATATTCTATTACCACAAATGCTTTCAAAGTTAAAACAAAATTACGATTATATTTTTATTGACGTACCACCAACAATAAATGTCTTTACTAATAACGCAATCATGGCTTCAGATTTCATCTCAATTGTCTTACAAACTCAAAAGCAGTCATATACAAGTTCTTTAAAAACAGCTACGCATTTAGGTGAACTACGTGAACAATACAATGGAAGTTTTCAGTTAGTTGGTGCCATATTGTACTTAATGAAGCCACGTGCAAAAGTTGATACTGAAATTTCTGCACAAGCAAAAGACTTTTTTGGCGAAGGGGTCTTTTCAAACTCAATTAGAACTCAAGAACGGGTTAAAACGTTTGCTAATGAAGGAATACGGAATAAAGATCATTGGGATAAAAGAGCAATCCAAATGTACCAAATGGTTCTTAATGAACAAATACTTAGAATTCAACAGTTAGAGGAGTAA
- a CDS encoding replication initiator protein A, producing the protein MTKSTDFNYYDANSVYGSLFFQFPKVLMYGEQYKHLSDAAKLAYMVLKDRLEYSLRNHWIDEEGHVYFIFTNQELKDLFDCSNDKLAAVKKDLERAGLLYQKAMHFNPKTGKNEPNRLYLAELDMQSTDVYLRGEYAQKEPQTLATSENPKIGRSRETVGTLATSENPKIGHSRKFVDNTPQTLATSENPKIGHDLDKELKERDTNRYNIDTQKLDFSTAHFSPAEIQKQNQDLVNHANDFLTDEDSGLPVFLEPEAVQLLSFWCRTPQQMRRFIGIILNAKYRVEKDHQDIGVIIPLYDEELKPLMTKALRRYFNVLRSNEKHIKNVENYLYGTMQNLFGVWWNQQAAREYAAKHPNDERA; encoded by the coding sequence ATGACAAAATCAACAGATTTCAATTACTATGACGCCAATAGCGTATATGGATCCTTGTTTTTCCAGTTCCCTAAGGTATTAATGTATGGCGAGCAATACAAACATTTAAGTGATGCCGCTAAGCTAGCTTACATGGTACTAAAAGACCGGCTAGAGTATTCTTTACGCAATCACTGGATTGATGAGGAAGGGCACGTCTACTTTATTTTTACCAATCAAGAACTTAAAGATTTATTCGACTGCTCAAATGATAAGTTAGCAGCCGTGAAAAAAGACTTGGAACGTGCAGGACTACTTTATCAAAAAGCCATGCATTTCAATCCCAAAACTGGCAAAAACGAACCCAATCGACTTTACCTGGCCGAACTAGATATGCAGTCAACTGACGTCTATTTACGCGGTGAATATGCTCAAAAAGAGCCGCAAACCCTTGCTACGAGCGAAAATCCGAAAATCGGACGTTCGCGGGAGACCGTTGGAACCCTTGCTACGAGCGAAAATCCGAAAATCGGACATTCGCGAAAGTTCGTTGACAACACCCCGCAAACCCTTGCTACGAGCGAAAATCCGAAAATCGGACACGATCTAGATAAAGAACTTAAAGAAAGAGATACTAATAGATACAATATAGATACTCAAAAGTTGGACTTTTCCACAGCCCATTTTTCACCAGCAGAAATTCAAAAGCAAAACCAGGATTTGGTGAACCATGCTAATGACTTCTTAACTGATGAAGACAGTGGCTTACCGGTTTTCTTAGAACCCGAAGCTGTGCAACTACTTAGTTTTTGGTGCCGTACCCCGCAACAAATGCGGCGCTTCATTGGCATTATCTTAAATGCTAAGTACCGAGTTGAAAAGGATCATCAAGATATTGGCGTCATAATCCCGCTTTACGACGAAGAACTAAAACCTTTGATGACTAAAGCCTTAAGACGCTACTTTAACGTTCTTAGAAGCAATGAGAAACATATCAAGAACGTTGAAAACTACTTGTATGGCACCATGCAAAACCTATTTGGCGTTTGGTGGAATCAACAAGCGGCTAGAGAATATGCGGCCAAACACCCTAACGATGAGCGTGCTTAA
- a CDS encoding type II toxin-antitoxin system RelB/DinJ family antitoxin: MAVKEKKRVQVQIDKELADNTEAVLSQLGLNPTTAINMFYKRIVADAALPFKPALSEAERANLSLLKATKETPVTEFKDAKEVADWLNDPDED, translated from the coding sequence ATGGCAGTTAAGGAAAAGAAACGCGTACAAGTCCAGATTGACAAAGAATTGGCAGATAATACCGAAGCCGTTTTAAGCCAGTTAGGTCTAAACCCAACTACCGCGATCAATATGTTTTATAAGCGGATCGTAGCTGACGCAGCATTACCGTTTAAACCAGCCCTGAGCGAAGCCGAAAGAGCTAATTTAAGCCTTTTAAAGGCTACCAAAGAGACACCAGTAACAGAGTTCAAAGACGCTAAAGAAGTCGCTGATTGGCTCAATGATCCAGATGAGGACTAA